Genomic window (Streptomyces liliiviolaceus):
GACGCCGGCGATTCGGTCCGCTTCGACATGTCGGACCAGGCGCCGGCCGCGTTCGGCGGCACCAAGGGCGCGGGCGAGTGGAAGCTCCTCCAGGACTTCCTGCGCGACCCGTCCGACCCGAAGGCGACCGCCGCGGCGCTGGAGAAGGCCGCCGCCAAGGCGTACCAGGACTGATCGCCATGACCGCCACAGACCTGAGAGACCTGAAGGACCCGCAAGGGCCGGGCCCGGAAGAGACGGGTCCGCCGTCCCCCTCGCAGACCGACCGCGACCGCAGACGGCGGGCGCGCCGCCGGGCCCGGGTCGTCGCCCTAGTCTTCGTCCTCCCCGCGCTGCTCCTGCTCGGCGCACTGGTCGTCTATCCCGTGCTGTTCTCCGTGGGCCGCAGCTTCTTCGACGCCTCCGGAGACCGGTTCGTGGGCGGCGACAACTACACCGAGATGTTCCACGACCCCGCCACCATCAAGGCCGTCCGGAACACCGCCGTCTGGGTCGTCATCGCGCCCACCCTGCTCACCGGCCTCGGCCTCGTCCTCGCCGTACTGGTCGAGAAGGTGCGCTGGGCGACGGCGTTCAAGCTCCTGCTGTTCATGCCGATGGCCGTCTCCTTCCTCGCCGCGGGCATCATCTTCCAGCTCGCCTACGACGAGGACCCCGACAAGGGCGTCCTGAACGCGGCCGTCGTCTCCGTCCACGACGTCTTCAAGGGCGAGTCTTCCTACCCGACCGCCCGCGCCCGCGACGGCCAGGGCCTCACGAAGGGCGCCGACGGTTCGTACGGTACGACCGCCGGGGTGTCCCCGGGGGAGACCGTCGGGCTCGGTCTGGTCGGTGTGCGCGCCGACGACCTGCCCGCGGACGCGCGGCCCGCGTACCCGGCGGCGGCACGGAAGGCGGCGGCCGGCGAAGTGCGCGGTGTCGTCTACCTGGACTTCACCCGCGGCGGGGGAGGGAAGCAGGGCGAGGTCGACAAGGCCGAGAGCGGGCTGCCGGGCATGGCCGTCGAGGCGGTGCGCGACGGGAGGACCGTCGGGAGCGCCACCACCGCGGCCGACGGCTCCTTCCGCTTCGAGGGCCTCGACCCGGGCTCGTACACCGTGCGGCTGCCCGGCTCGAACTTCGCCCCGCCGTACGAGGGAATCTCCTGGCTCGGTCCCGCGCTCGTCACGCCCGCCATCATCGGCGCCTACCTGTGGATCTGGACCGGCTTCGCCATGGTGCTGATCGGCGCCGGGCTCGCCGCGCTGCCGCGTGACGCGCTGGAGGCGGCCCGGATGGACGGCGCCAACGAGTGGCAGATCTTCCGGCGGATCACCGTGCCGCTGCTCGCGCCCGTCCTCACCGTGGTCTTCGTGACCCTCGTCATCAACGTCATGAAGGTCTTCGACCTCGTCTACATCATCGCGCCGGGACCCGTGCAGGAGGACGCCACCGTGCTCGCCACCCAGATGTGGCTGGTGTCCTTCGGCGGCGGCAACAACCAGGGCCTCGGCAGTGCGCTGGGCGTCCTGCTCCTGCTGCTCGTGATCCCCGCCATGGTCTTCAACGTCCGCCGCTTCCGAGGGAGTCAACGATGAACGCGCTCAGGCGGGGGCTCGGCAACAGCCTGGTCCAGGCGTTCCTGGTGGTGATCGGCCTGGTCTGGCTCACCCCGCTCGCGGGCCTCTTCCTGTCGTCGCTGCGGTCCGCGCAGGACACCGCGACGGGCGGCTGGTGGACCGTGCTGACCAGTCCCCGGCAGCTGTCCTTCGACAACTACTCGGCGCTGCTGGGCAATGCGGGGATGACGCGGGCGTTCTGGAACACCGTGCTGATCTCGGTGCCGACCACGTTCCTCGTCGTCGTCATCGCCGCGCTCGCCGGGTACGCGTTCGCGTGGCTCGACTTCCCCGGGCGGGACACCGTCTTCCTCGTCGTGGTCGCGCTGTTGGTGGTGCCCGTGCAGATCGGGCTGCTGCCGGTCGCCAAACTCTTCGGCGAACTGGGGCTGTTCGGCACGATTCCCGGGGTCATCCTCTTCCACGTCTCGTACGGGCTGCCGTTCGCGATCTTCCTGCTGCGGAACTACTTCGCGGAGATGCCGAAGGAGATGCTGGAGGCGGCGCGTATGGACGGGGGTGGGGAGTGGCGGATCTTCACTCGGCTCGTGTTGCCTGTGGGGCGGCCGGCGCTTGCCAGTCTCGCCATTTTCCAGTTCCTGTGGGTCTGGAACGACATGCTGGTCGCGCTGTTGTTCGCGGACAGTTCCGCGCAGCCTTTGACTGTTGAACTGCAGTCGCAGATAAGGCAGTTCGGAAGCAATATCGATGTGCTCGCGCCGGGGGCGTTCTTGTCGCTGGTGGTGCCGGTGGTTGTCTTCTTCGCATTCCAACGGCACTTTGTGCAGGGGGTTATGGCGGGCTCGGTGAAATAGCCGGGCATTCTTTCGCCCCCGCCGCCCTTACCCGTTCCCGTCACTGACGCAGGGGCTCCGCCCCCGCACCCCCGTTGCGCAGTTCCCCGCGCCCCCAGGGGGTTTCAGGGGCGCGGGGAACTGCGCAAACGGGGGCGAGGGGGCGGAGCCCCCATGCGTGGACGGGAACGGGTAGGGGCGGCGGGGGCGAAAAACGCCCCTGCCGCCCCGTTTCGTGTCCCTCAGGGTGAAGCCGGCGGATACAGTGCGCGCGGCAGCTGCGACGCCGCCGCCGCGTCCAGCAGCCACAGCGTGCGGGCCCGCCCCAGCGCCCCCGCAGCCGGCGCCTGGATCTCACCCGCGCCGGACAGCGCGATCGCCGCGGCCTCCGCCTTGTCCTCGCCCGCCGCGAGCAGCCACACCTCCCGCGCGGCCCGGATCGCGGGCAGCGTGAGCGTGACCCGCACGGGCGGCGGCTTCGGTGCGCCGCGCACACCCACCACCGTCCGCTCGGTCTCACGGACGGCGGGCAGTTCCGGGAACAGCGACGCCACGTGCGTGTCCGGCCCGACGCCCAGCATCAGCACGTCGAAGGACGGGACGGACGCGTGGTTCTCCGGCCCGGCGGCCGACGCGAGCTCGGCCGCGTAGGCCTCCGCCGCCGCCTCCACGTCCGCGCCCCACGGACCGTCCGACGCGGGCATGGCGTGCACGCGCTTCGGGTCCAGCGGCACCGCGTCGAGGAGCGCCTCGCGGGCCTGGGTGACGTTCCGCTCGGGGTCGCCCTCGGGCAGGAACCGCTCGTCGCCCCACCACAGGTCGAGCCGGCTCCAGTCGACGGCGTCCCGGGCGGGCGCCGCCGCGAGCGCGGCCAGCAGGCCGTTGCCGTTGCGGCCACCGGTCAGCACGACCGAGGCATGACCGCGCGAGGCCTGCGCGTCCACGACCTTCGTGATGAGCCGGGCCGCGGCGGCCTGGGCCATCAGGTCCTTGTCGCGGTGGACGACCAGCTGGGGAGTGCTCACTGCGGGTCCGCCTTCTTGACCGGGGGCATCTGGGCGGGGGTGGGGCGCGCCGAATCCCCCTCGCCCGCCGAGGAGGAGGACGAGGACGGGGCCGAGGGTGAGGCCGAAGCCGTTGCCCCCGTCGGCTTCGCGGCCGGCTCCGAGGTGTCGTGCACCGGGCGCACCGGGAGTTCCCCCGGCGTCCAGGTGGCCGCCTCGGGCCGCTGCGAGGCCG
Coding sequences:
- the pgl gene encoding 6-phosphogluconolactonase — its product is MSTPQLVVHRDKDLMAQAAAARLITKVVDAQASRGHASVVLTGGRNGNGLLAALAAAPARDAVDWSRLDLWWGDERFLPEGDPERNVTQAREALLDAVPLDPKRVHAMPASDGPWGADVEAAAEAYAAELASAAGPENHASVPSFDVLMLGVGPDTHVASLFPELPAVRETERTVVGVRGAPKPPPVRVTLTLPAIRAAREVWLLAAGEDKAEAAAIALSGAGEIQAPAAGALGRARTLWLLDAAAASQLPRALYPPASP
- a CDS encoding ABC transporter permease is translated as MTATDLRDLKDPQGPGPEETGPPSPSQTDRDRRRRARRRARVVALVFVLPALLLLGALVVYPVLFSVGRSFFDASGDRFVGGDNYTEMFHDPATIKAVRNTAVWVVIAPTLLTGLGLVLAVLVEKVRWATAFKLLLFMPMAVSFLAAGIIFQLAYDEDPDKGVLNAAVVSVHDVFKGESSYPTARARDGQGLTKGADGSYGTTAGVSPGETVGLGLVGVRADDLPADARPAYPAAARKAAAGEVRGVVYLDFTRGGGGKQGEVDKAESGLPGMAVEAVRDGRTVGSATTAADGSFRFEGLDPGSYTVRLPGSNFAPPYEGISWLGPALVTPAIIGAYLWIWTGFAMVLIGAGLAALPRDALEAARMDGANEWQIFRRITVPLLAPVLTVVFVTLVINVMKVFDLVYIIAPGPVQEDATVLATQMWLVSFGGGNNQGLGSALGVLLLLLVIPAMVFNVRRFRGSQR
- a CDS encoding carbohydrate ABC transporter permease, which produces MNALRRGLGNSLVQAFLVVIGLVWLTPLAGLFLSSLRSAQDTATGGWWTVLTSPRQLSFDNYSALLGNAGMTRAFWNTVLISVPTTFLVVVIAALAGYAFAWLDFPGRDTVFLVVVALLVVPVQIGLLPVAKLFGELGLFGTIPGVILFHVSYGLPFAIFLLRNYFAEMPKEMLEAARMDGGGEWRIFTRLVLPVGRPALASLAIFQFLWVWNDMLVALLFADSSAQPLTVELQSQIRQFGSNIDVLAPGAFLSLVVPVVVFFAFQRHFVQGVMAGSVK